AAAATAACAACACAACACTAATGAGCAATACAATAACTACTACCAATTTTAATTTTCCGAATCAAAAATCTGTTTATAGAGGAAAAGTAAGAGAAGTTTATAATATAAATGATGATTTACTTGTAATGATAGCTACTGATAGGCTTTCTGCATTTGACGTGGTTTTGCCAAAAGGAATTCCGTATAAAGGTCAAATTTTGAATCAAATTGCGACAAAATTCATGGAACTAACACAAGATATTGTTCCAAATTGGTTAATTGCTACTCCAGATCCTAGTGTTGCTATAGGACATTTATGTGATCCTTTTAAAGTAGAAATGGTAATACGTGGTTATGTTTCAGGTCATGCTGCTCGTGAATATGCAGCAGGAAAAAGACAAATTTGCGGTGTAACAATGCCTGAAGGTTTGAAAGAAAATGACAAATTTCCAGAACCAATTATAACGCCAACTACCAAAGCAGACAATGGTTCTCATGACGAAGATATTTCTCGTGAAGATATTCTATCAAAAGGAATTGTTACCGAAGAAGATTATTTAGTTTTAGAAAAATATACTCGTGCTTTATTTCAAAGAGGAACTGAAATTGCTGCTAGCCGTGGTTTGATTTTAGTTGATACTAAATATGAATTTGGTAAAACTAAAGACGGTGTGATTGTATTGATTGATGAAATTCATACTCCAGATTCTTCTCGTTATTTCTATTCTGAAGGTTATCAAGAAAGACAAGACAACGATGAAGAGCAAAAACAATTATCGAAAGAGTTTGTTAGACGTTGGTTGATTCAAAATGGGTTTCAAGGTCTAGATGGACAGCAAATTCCTGATATGACAGAGGAATATATTGAAACAGTTTCGGATAGATATATCGAATTATATGAAAATATTTTGGGTGAAAAGTTTGTGAAAGCTGATATTTCAAATATTAACGAACGTATAGAGAAAAATGTCTTAGCTTATTTAGAACAAAGATAATTTAAGCCAAATCGTTATAATACGATTATAGTTAAGCCATAATTCATTTATTTGAGTTATGGTTTTTTTTAGGTCAAAAAAAAAACTCTTCGTTTGGAAGAGTTTTAATATGTTATTTTTTGATAATGTCTTCAAGAACAGCTTTGTTATCGTAATTGATTACTTTAATAGTGATTTGCTGATTCTTCTTTGTCTTACCATCAATTATGTATAGTTTTCCTTTTTTGAAAGGAATATTACTTTGATCAAAATCAACGTCTCCAAGTTTTAGCGTATTCTTAATATCTGTGGTGTCAACCCATTTTTGTGATAATATAAGTGCTGCTTTATCAGAATAGAAGAATGGTTTTGTACTTAAATCATTCAAAACTCTCGCATTTGGAAAATAGTTACAACGGGTATCTTTTCCGCTAAATATAGCGGCTACAATAAATCCTCCCATTATTAGACCTATTAAATAGTAGGCAAAACGTTGTATAAAATTCATATTTTAATTTTTCGGCAAAGGTATGGGAAAGTTTAGTTAAAAAACAATTAAATTAATGTCGTTATCTGGTAAATCAAACCAATCACCAATGGCTTTATTAGTTAGGATACCATGATACAAATAAACACCGTTTTTTAATCCTGAATTACAACGAATAGCACTTTCGATACCACCATCTTCTGCAATTTGTAATAAATAAGGAGTGATAATATTGCTTATAGAAAGAGAAGCTGTTTTTGAATATCGGGAAGGGATATTTGGGACACAATAGTGTAGTACATTACTCTTTATAAAAGTTGGTTTTTCGTGGGTGGTCACTTCAGAGGTTTCAAAACAGCCACCTGTATCAATACTGATATCAACTATTACTGCGCCTTTTTTCATATGTTCGACCATTGTCTCACTTACAACAACTGGACAACGTTCTTTTCCTCTCATAGCGCCAATCGCAACGTCGCAACGTCTAAGTGCTTTAAGTAATGATTTTTGTTGTATGGTTGAAGTGAAAATACGTTGGCTTAGGTTATTTTGTAATCGTCGTAGTTTAGTTATCGAATTATCAAAAACTTTTACACTAGCTCCAAGGCCAATGGCTGTTTTTGCA
The Flavobacterium sp. 5 DNA segment above includes these coding regions:
- a CDS encoding phosphoribosylaminoimidazolesuccinocarboxamide synthase, with protein sequence MSNTITTTNFNFPNQKSVYRGKVREVYNINDDLLVMIATDRLSAFDVVLPKGIPYKGQILNQIATKFMELTQDIVPNWLIATPDPSVAIGHLCDPFKVEMVIRGYVSGHAAREYAAGKRQICGVTMPEGLKENDKFPEPIITPTTKADNGSHDEDISREDILSKGIVTEEDYLVLEKYTRALFQRGTEIAASRGLILVDTKYEFGKTKDGVIVLIDEIHTPDSSRYFYSEGYQERQDNDEEQKQLSKEFVRRWLIQNGFQGLDGQQIPDMTEEYIETVSDRYIELYENILGEKFVKADISNINERIEKNVLAYLEQR
- a CDS encoding DUF4258 domain-containing protein; translation: MNFIQRFAYYLIGLIMGGFIVAAIFSGKDTRCNYFPNARVLNDLSTKPFFYSDKAALILSQKWVDTTDIKNTLKLGDVDFDQSNIPFKKGKLYIIDGKTKKNQQITIKVINYDNKAVLEDIIKK